CTACGCTCATAACGTCATCATGTATCCCTCTCCACCATGATCAAACAGCATCATTTGAAGCATTTTTCTaacattctattctatattctaAATAGTCTATATTCTAATTCTAATATTCTAATACTCTAATATTCATAGAAACATGTAGAAGTGAAAGCCAAAATGCTATGGAGGTGTATGCTTTAAATTGATGCAAGTGTCATTGCTTTTTTAAGTGGCAATGGGAggatttaaaataattaaaattgaGCTGAAACTGCACTACATTGAAATGTCTGCTGCACCACAATATGGCAAACCCAGTAAGATTCAATATCACTTCATTCAGAGAAAGGAAACAAGCGTCATCTTTTAttgaacaaaacaaagaaaaccacaGTAGCTTTTGTTGTTGGATTTCATTGAATTTCCACAGTACAGCACACTTttacaaaacactgaaaaataagcacaaaaaaaaactaaaaacggAAATAAATCCTCAAGCTGGATGTTCCCAAATAACCAGGCTCTTAAAGGGAAAATTAACCCAAACTTACCATGATTTTACAAGTGTCTGCTCATCTAGAGTTGCCATAGAGCATCATATCTACTCTACATTCAATGCAAAGTAAATTCTTTGGGTTTTTGAATGTCCTGAAATTTGAAATATCACCTGACATGGCAACTCCCGCACCCTGAAACTATCCATATCTGTCAGTTtcttgtatttacatttttttgttgatgaaaTATGTGGAAAGATAGACTTTTATTATTTgggttgattttccctttaattttaCATTCACTGAGTAGGCCTCAAGGACTACCAGCCTAAGTGTTTCACAGGACATCGCTGGAATTTCAGGTTTTATTAACTTTAAAAATGTACAGACTATTTGCACTTGAAGTAGAAAATACAACATTGTTTGCATACGTACTATAGAAAGGGATGGGCTAGCTGAAATTGCTGGTTgtgtagtgtttgttttttatttttatgtattttttttttttacttatggACAAGTCTTCACACAGTGATGATTTGGCAAAGTGCAGTTCCAGTTTCTGTGGATGCATCTTTCATTAATTTGACTGGCATTCCCATAGCTACTTTATCACCGCCCAGTGCTGAGCAGTAGGTGTATCCTCCTTTCAAACAAAACTGAGAAACTTTCCCATATTATTGTGAACTataattgaaaaaatatagCTGGTATGATGCGTattactttgtttttgtcacattCCTTGGTCTGTTTAATTACAAAATATACTGAAGATAAAAAATACTTTCCTTTCTTATCTTCCACTCTGAGACGTTATAGATTTTTCTTGGATTGGTGATACAACATTACAACAGTTTTAACTAAAACAGAAATTAGctttcaaaaaaacaacaacagctgagTATTATCACAGTACAGTAATATTCTCTGTGCTCTATGTCTTTTCTTGGTTGCATTGTCTCTACTCAGCAGCAGTGGTAATTTGCAGGTACAGTAGTGCACACATACTCACTAACATTGACACAGAGGAGTAAgtagaaagagcaagagaaagaggtacatatgtgtatatgtctgaGTGTGAACAAGACTTGAAACACAAGGAATGCATTGACTTGTGTAATTTTCATGAGATAAAATTACCTATGCAAAATAGTACTTTTGATTGTCATTCAGCAGTAAAATCAGTGAGTTTTTCAGCATTTGGTTTGTAGAAATGTGAAATTTGTTTTCTCCCTGTATCTATACATTCATGTTGTTGACTCATTATAGGGCTAGGCTCTGTAGTAACTCTGTAGTAACTGGTTTGTTCATAGTTGGTATGAGGTAAATATTCCAGTTCAGTCGGAACAAAAGCTGTTTTTACAGTGTGACTGGCGCAAAGTACCAGGACCAGCAGATCAACAATAACAGAGTTAAAATCACGTCAGCTAGcaagagagtgacagaggaacTAGTTTATCTGATGTTCATGGACCTACTCTGCACATGACAATGTCACAAGACAGTGTAGCTGTGCCACAAACAGAAAGCGGAGGGAATACGGCTATGCGTCCACTGGGAACCGTACTTTACAGCACTGGCTTCTTGTCTCATTGTTTACAATGGGAAAAGACAAGTTGTTACATGTTCTTGACAGCGCTGAGTGGTCGCCGTGCTCACAGAGCACTAGGAGTTAAAACTATTTCAACTTTTAACAAAGGAGCGCCGTGCTTTGAGTGGGTTTCCAATAGTCTCAAAGCTAGAGCAGGAGTTGAAACCAGTGCTTCACCCAAGTATCTGCTGAGAGCTACTGGCTGAAACAAAGGTGCCCAGTGAACACAGGGACTAAAATTGTTTTTAGAAAGCATGGTcctccagccctctctctctatggGGGTGAGTCCATGAGAATAGGGCtgtggtttagtttagttcttATGGGTCAAATAGCCTAAGTATAGTTCTATTAAAATTAACATACATATGAGAACTCACTTGAAGGCTAGATTGAGTGCTGACTGTTGTAACCCCCAACTGGTCTGGAGTGTGCCGGGCTGGTGGTGATTTGGGGTAGAAGTAGCGACTATAGAGGACGGTACACTTTAGGCTATAGCTAAGCAGAGCTGGGAAGGGAGGGGCAAAGTTAAGGGAGTCTTATGGGGTTCAAGGGTCACAGATAGGTTGCTGCTtgatcctctcctccctcagcgTCGCTCCAGGAACCACATCTCATTCTGACGGTTGCTGTGAGCGGGGTTGGTGTAGCCCGCCACGATGAAGGAATCATTGACAGCAGGGGAGTCTAACACCTCGGCCATGGCATTGATCTGATTAATGATGGTCACTTCGTTGGTGGCTCCGCCAAAGGCCCTGGGAGAAGGAAGGGATGATGCAAGAGCAAGAGGCATCAAATTTCCATGTCCATGCCAAGTAGACAAAACAGGCCAATCATTAATTCATCTGTGCGCTGCCAGATTCTCTTAATTTGTTCCCTCATTGATCAGAAAATCATTGTTGGATATCAGAGCTAAACATGGGAGGCAGTTCATctgcagtagtggtagtagaagTGCTAATGTTTCTTTTATTCTCTACTGACCTTGCGTACACAACGGTGGCAGGCCAGACCTCTATGACGATGTCGCTGTCAGAAGGCTGTGGGGGCTGGGCCTGGTGGTTGATGGGAAGGTAGTAGGCCACGGTGACTTCATGGGAGATCACAGAGTGGTTCTCATTGGTGCGCACCACCGTCACGATAGGCAGCGTCATGCCCAGGTAGTCACCTAAAGAGGTCGAAGGAAAGAAAACCTTTCATCGTTACTTACAGGCCTACTTGAAAAATTACTGGAGAGACGAGGTCCTCCTTCTGTGATATCCAGTTGTATTCTGTTTGGAGATGATTTACAGCAAATGAAATTGTGATTAGGCCAGACATTGAATGTATGTCaaattttgtgttgtttgtggaCTCACCTGAAGAGTTTTGCTGGCAGATGTATTTCATTATCCTCATAAAGCCATAGCAGATGCTCTGTTCATAGGTCTCCTCACGCACTGTGATGCAAGCCCAGTGGCCTTTTTCATACTGGCGCTTCTCATATAGCAACTCCCCACACTGGAAAAGCATACACAAagatgatgagagagacaggagaggactGAGTTAGGACTTACcttttgattatatttttaaattgagTTAACTGTTATAACATTGGATGCTGCAACATTCTCTATTGTAACTTGAGAATGGGATCGAGAATGCCAGCAAATCAACGCTCAGAGTGATAGAAGCCTAACTGCTGTCTGCGAAATGTGTGAAAAATCACTCCTGCACACCGTCTGCTACTtgtaattaaaacatttaagaGATACAATGTTTTGGTCTTATGATATTTCTCAGTTATGACATACAGTACCTTGTTAAGCTCATaagtcaaacagtgtgtgggAGTTTTTCCACAAGTTTCTGTTAAGGCTACCAGGTGTTCTCCAACACATGTTGACACCAAAGGTCAAAGTGTTCTGTCTTTACAAGGCATTGAAACGACATGCGGTATAGACAGTGCTCTAAGAATGGGTGCCAAGTATTCTTCTTTCTTTAACCTGAGTTTCTGGCCAAGTTTTAATGAACTAATTAACTCAAGTTAAACCAATTAGCCCTTTTTATTTATATGCTCCCCTAAGGAGTTTAAGCGGCTTATTGTATTGGGTGACGGGATCGTCCTTGCCTTGTTGAAAATAAATAGCTGACCCCTACTCGCACGCAATATTTGTATGTGATCGTAGGCTGACTGAGGGGCTGGTTGTGTTCTTCAAGCAACAGATACATCGAGTATGTGCGGTCCATGGCTTTAAATGTTTCTGTATGTTGTACGTGTGTCTGAACTGACAAAAAATTACCAGTGAACTGAATAAAGGTTATTTCCCAGGGCCTTCAAGTTGGACATCATGACCTAcactgtcgcacacacacacacacacacacacacacacacacacacacagtcaattaCTATCCTGATATGAACTAACAACTGGCATTATCAAATTTACCCGGAACAGCAGGAAAAGCGAGTTCTGGAACAGTCTGTTCCTCAAAGAGaacatttaatttcatcatTGATTCTAAATTCCTAATTGATTAATTGGGGTCAAAATTCTTTTTAGTGAATACTCATATTCGGATGTTTAGTTCTACGTAATGTCTGCCTCAGTTAACTATCCTAGCAGTCCTGTAGAGTAAACTAGACTTCTCAATCTCAACTACTCCCCTTTTCTGGCTTGTGTTGTCATGCAAGGTGATTTCCAGCTCTAGTCCCTGGTGCAGATACGCCTCACTACGCCGAACTTATACTAGGTTGTCGCTAATGGATTTGCCAGGTCTTACTGTTTCATGTagaactttaaaaaaatatgaaaatagaaTGAGAATAGAGAGGTTGTCTGTGGTGGTAGAGATAGTTTGAGTCAGACAGACGTACCTTCTCTTTGCGTGCGATGAGGGTGAAAGGGACTGGTTCTCTGTTACTGCGTCCCTGGTTGTTAGTGGTTAGCTGTTGGATGGGCTCTGCCATATCTgtcaacaaagaaacaaacaatacTTGGTTGATTCGAGCCATGCtccaaaaaaagtattttatttacattatttacaaGGTTCTGATAAGAGCAAACAAATAGTGTGGTGCTTGTTGTTTGCCCATATACGTCTGTTTCCTGAAGCTATGTTTGTAGTGGACACTGGCAGCCAAACATCCTTGTTCTAATCCAGTTCTTGACTTTGGCTGCGTGCTAGTCAACGAGTGGACAAAGTGCTTCTTGTACAAGACCAAAAATGTCCAGTCATGTCTGTGTCTTACTTCACACTGCTCATTCTAGGCCTGAATGGTACATTGATGAAAACTTATCAGAGCAGAACTTATCTCTGACCCCTGATACCGTGTTTACAAACCTACAGCAATACACTATACACTTCAGTACAACTTTATTCCATTCACGTAATATCTACACTTCCTCATGTACAGTTATCTGCTGGCAGGCGGTGTTGGTAGTCTGTGTGAGGAAAAGCCTGGCAGACAGGCATGGCACTGTGCCAGGATGCCGCAGAGAGTGATGTTCATTAGATGATTAGCTGATGGAGAGACAACTGGATAAAGCTGCCCAGGGCCAGGTATAGACTGGTATTAACAGAGAGGGACTACAGCAGGTTGTCAGTGCTTCTGAAATACTGCACTGTACTTTACGTACAGCCCACTCTTCTCTTTCATCCACTAAACATGTAGCTTTTTGTGTATCAACAATGTAGCTTACTCCTGTATTTAGCTGTGACACTAACCAAAATGAATTTTGTTGTTTAACATGCAAGGTACAGTGGTCACTATCTCATATGCCTAATACAGCTAATTGGCCAACTATTAGTCAGTGATCTAGGTCTAGCGACAATGCAGTAGGTTGTTAAAAATTGTTATGTAAAGGCTAAAATATTagttacaaagtgtaaatatattttaacgCATCTTTTTATCAAACAAAGGGAATTCAAATGTAGTCTTGTGGCTAGCTTGTGCTCTTATTCTTCTCTGTGGTAGCCATGGTACTTTCCCCACTGATGCTATAAATGAATATAGTGTGGGCCTTAACCATACTGAATGAAACTATGAGTGGGTGATACAGGCTCATCTTTGGTTCTATAGTGCGTTTGGTCTTTTCTGCTGCTACTTATCCACAAAGCTCTCACTGAGGCAAATGCAAACTGCATCATGCAACTCGCTCTCTAGAAGAATGATGCCTTCATAGCCAGATTATATAATAGAATGATGCTACTTTGTGGAACTGTGAGCATTCACAAATGCATTTTGTCAGTCAATACCATGGGGTAACTGGGTAAGACTGATCTCTGGTATTTAGCTAATCAATCATGTGTCTACAAACAAAGCTGTGggttgaggggtgtgtgtgtgtgtgtgtgtgtgtgtcagcaacGCTATACCCAATTAGCAGGTCTTTTCATTAAGTAAGGGTTACATTGTAAATCATTGATCAGGGGAACGGCTCGGGGTGGATAATATGTATGTATGGTTGAGAGAAAATGATACCTGCCTGTTTGCATACACATGTTcattgagagagagcgagggggagagaaaaaaactgacGCACTGTTCACAGAACAGTCTTAACTAGTTCATGGTCAagtacacatgcaaacagacacacacgcgctcAAGCAAACTCATCTTTGTTTCTATAGCAGCACCTCTAGCCACCCGGTGTTGACGCAGaacagtcaacacacacacacacacttgtttttgTACCCGGGGTTCCCAGTCTACACTTAAGTCCAGGAGAGAGGGCAGCCCATCTGTGGTTGATCCTAACAGATACTTTATCTTCATTTCAATAGCCTTAAGTCCTTTACAAGGTGGCATAGCTCAGTAGAAGACAGCGTGAGTTGACTATTGAAGATGTGATGAATTTGTCAAGGCTGGGAATGTTTGTTCACTGAGTTTAACCCAAAGCCACTTAGCTTAGAAGACAATGTAAGTTATGTACATTTGCATGCATTCCCAGAGTAGTCTATGCCTACCACTGCATGCAAAGCTTGACGTGTTGACTAACCTATACCCTTTTTACACCAAAATCAGCGCGTATATGCGGGTTTTTTAAACGCGGGTAAACCCGCTAAAAATAGGCGATTGACTCCTTTCCCATTGCCAGTAGACgagtttgtctttctgttttttttctggtgtgtCACGTTCGACGTCACGAACGCGCCGAAAACACGGTTAGCAAACAGTAGAAAGCAGCATGGAGGCCAGTGACAATGTTACGGTGGTTacttttttatatcttttactTCAGTCTCTCTTTCAAACTCAATGCCGACTGAACGGTGCCATGCCATTGTTccgacggcccattattccgaaaccccagTAGTCCGAAAAATGTCCCATTGGACCGAAAGCCCTCTTTTATAGCGTTTAATTAGTCTCACAACCCGCGCACATAAAAACCAGGCGCGCGCATGTGATACGAGCACACAGAACAGTATCGCGAGCGGAAAACCATCCTCGCGAGGGAGCATTTCTGCTCCGCGTGCACAAATGCGGTCCCACGAACATGGGGCTGTGACGAGCGCTCGCTCGACCCTCCCTACGCGCTCgcaactgctcaacactcactCGCTCGTCAAGTTGACTTTTGAGACTTTGGAGGCGGGGATAACATCTCACTcctttgcctaaacctaaccaatcATCAACCAATCTTTTTTGGCGGCAGaatcatcaagaagaagatgtcggagaaaaaagaggtaaaGTGAGGAACAGCCACATCTACAATGCCCTTAACACAAGTAAATCGTGCATAACCAAAATGTAACATAGGCTATTTGTGATGTGGCTGTTCCTCACtttacctcttttttctccaacatcttcttcttgatgattCTGCTGCCAAAAAAGGGGTCAGAGacgcattctttttttttcctaccccATTTTCTGGAAGACCCGCCcctactctgcctctgattggttagGTTTAAGCAAGGGAGTGAGATGTTATCCCCGCCTCCAAAGTCTCAAAAGTCAACTTGACGAGCGAGCGAGCGTTGAGCAGTTGCGAGCGCGTAGGAAGGGTCGAGCGAGTGCTCATCACAGCCCCGTGCTCGCGGGACCGCATTTGTGCACGCGGAGCAGAAATGCTCCCTCGCGAGGATGCTTTTCCGCTCGTGGATACTGTTCTGTGCGCTCGTATCACGTGCGTGCGCCTGGTTTTTATGTGCGCGGGTTGTGAGACTAATTAAACGCCATACTCTTTTCTCCCCTCGtttctcaaacaaacaaaagcacatgGCTAATGATTATGCAGAATGACGTCATCGGACCTTGCAACATGCAACGGAGGAAGCTGGCTGTCGGACCTCGCGGTCGGATATTTACTCTAACAATCCGACTTTCCTggttggaattatgcagcgttcCATGCAGCAGTGATATTACGATGGTAGTGAGGGCTTAAATAATGTTCCTGCCTAGCTATTTACGCGCCAACGCACGGAACTTCAACGCGCGTCATAGCATCGCACCGGAACAGGGGCGAAAATTAGCATGTCCACCCGGGTGTCATGTTTCCATCACTGCCGATCATCATCATTTGACCCGGGAATGAATGCCGATTGTACCCTTTCACACCGAAGAAAAAAGCCAGATGTTAGTGGGTGTTAGTGGGTTTTTTGTCCAGTGTGAAAGGGCTACTATTTAGTTAATACTTTGCCATAAGACTCTTGAGAAACCACAGTCAGAGATAAAGTAGGTTTATGGGAACAGACCGCAGAAACAGGGTTGTACTTGTTGTTTGCAACTAATCAGCTTCAAATACACTTTTAAATGGAGAAATGCCAGCATTGTCACAATAGATTAGTGCGGTAGCAAAATCAGCATGCCAGTAAGTCTCAATGAGCGGGTTTGTCTTATTTGTAGCAAGGATACtgctgctttgtttgtttgttgtttcttgGGCTTGCTAAGGTACTCGCTATTATATTGTCAATATCTAGGGAGGGGGCATTCAGTTCATTCATTGTTCATTCAGTAGTAGTGTAAGCAAATCCCAAAGTTAAAAGAATCATGGCCTGAATATTTGGGACAATAAATTCCATTTTGTTTACAGGTTTGATGGTTCAATGGTATCAGCTCCTCTGACCTCCTTTAACTTTGCAATGAGCCACTGTAAACATCCACTGCAAATAACAATATCATCTTTGTTTCCAGCAGCCTATGAACTTGATTAAGAGGGTGAAGGGCTTCTTACAGTGCTAGATTGTACTGCGAGGGCTGAGGAAACTTAAGGCAAAAGAGCCTGTTGTCTCTTCTTTTTGGTAGTAATGCCTCAATTTAGCCTCAAAGTAGACAGTCATGCAGACGGCTCTGAGTCTGTTGAACTTAGGTCTATGACTTGAAATGAGCCAAAAAGAAACCTTAGGCAGGACATGTGTTCCTCCCACCCAACCCCAGTCCACCCCAATTAGAGCAAAGACGTTTACCTTGGGCTTGGCCCCTGATGCCCTGAGTCTTTAGCTCCAGTATTGCAGTGCAGGATTTAGCAGCTAGAACCTCAGTACCAGTAGGCAAGGTAGCTAATCCCTCTGAGTCAAAAAGCCCCAGCTAGTGATTTCATGCTAAGTCCTCAATTAGTGCTGCAATGTGAGGGCAGAGGGACGTGGCTGTCTGTGTTACTGGATCTCAATGAGCAGCAGCACACCACAAACATATTTACAAATGGTTATCATACACAGGATGAACTAATAAAGAGGACTTTGATATTCCTTTTGCTGAAAATCTTTGCACTCTAAGAGGGCAAGTTACATATTTTTGGTGTTGTAAAAATAAGGAcagtttacattacattacgtcatttagcagacgcttttgtccaaagcagtAAACACTTATGCTGCCACTTTATGAGCTTAGTACTGCATAATTACACTGTTGTTTAATAACTGTTTAATGCTGTGAAGCAGGAATTAAAACGTACAAGTTAAGTTTATCTCAATGTGGCCTATTGTTCAGCTTTGTGTGTCCTAGATCAGTGATTAGCAGCGACTTGGAATGTTCCAGACTTCAAacaactgttgttgttgttgttgtctccTGCTGAACACAACTACAGTAAACATCAAACTGCTGAACCTACAGGTCTACAGAATGGgcttgatgatttttttttatgagaaaGTGACACCTCCCCTTACTAAATGATTgttgattgatagcacaaaataactgaaataaattaaggtattttttttacagatagTATATAACAGTTTTACAGAGTGGAAAGTTTGAGTGATGAACATCAGgtaatgtttatttttcttaaaggataaggccggtgttttttaatgcattgcttaccgtcaacaaatcctatgaaaataacaaaatcaacaactactcctgttactttctgacttcccacataccgtttttagccgtcaacccggaagtcattggctccaattgtaagctaaaaaccttgaaatacagctcacaaagacatagtttcaattttaaaaatcgctaactgttaccatgaaaagtcaggctgttgtagttattaccaaatcaaattcaaatgggaacaaattcttcattacgccggggactattttcggtgctatggaactactttcctgagatcttaaagtgtttacagccggcttattaagttgtttgaagaaaaagtcggctggcccggtgcatcgcgatgatgaaatatgctgcccagagcaacggcatggctctttgacgtgtttttaattgtttttttaatacaatggaattctatggctgctgggacatggcttcattaggcaccggctacatggatgagacttgttgccaaaacaaaatcattgctgattttgttattttcataggatttgttgacggtaagcaatgcattaaaaaacaccagccttatcctttaaatagaTCGATAGATTTTTGGTGAggatgaaatacaaaaatacatataaGCGAATTAAATGAAATTGTTCGAATGACCACGTTGACATAAACGCATAGACTGCAAATGGAAAATTAGATGGTACAGGCTATtttagaatgtgtgtgtatgcacatttCATGCTTCGAAAGCTCTGCCTTATGGACAGCTGCGTGCTATAGTCAGAGTCAGACACCGGAGTGGTCTGAGGGAGGCCAGGGGATGTTGAGCAGTTCAACCCTGTGTGCCCCGTCCACATTCCAGACGCTTTACAAGTAggtcatgcatacacacacacacacacatacacacatatatacatacaaacacacgaacatatggacacacacacatcaccaccTCTGCCCCTGGGGCGAGGACAGGGCGTACTTCTGGATAATATCTGGTAGTTTGTATTCATCAGCAGTCCCTCTgctacccacccacccacagtCCATCTGACTTGACTGAgcaggaaaaaggagaagattGGTCTCCCTTTTATTTGACTTCAACCACAGTCGTCTACTATGCTTTCAGgcaagggaggagaagggaggggcggggctgcTGGGTCACAATGTTCTGAGGACAGCCTTTAACCTCAGGCACAAGTTGCAAATCCAGtcgatttttaaaaatgcaacacaaGCCCCTCCTCTCCAGCCCTGTGGAGCTGAACAGTCGAAAGGCTGAACTTTGCAGAATTGAACAAAGCATTCTGACCCCAACAGAGAATGTAATCTAGAGAGAAGTCACAGACTCATGTTCTTTCAGGCAGCTTTACTTAAGAAATACTGGTTCAGTCTTACACCAACAGTGTAAATATGCAGTACTGAGCTCATAAAGTGGCAGCATAAGTGTTTATACAATTaagttcacattttattttttttacccaagTAATCCAGTATCAATATACTAGTCATCATGCCTCAAATTCTTTCTACCAATGTGAAAAACACACCTCTTGTTTGAACAAAAGTGTTTTTATTGCATCAACTGTCATCACAAAACAGTTGATCCTCGATTGTTTGTAAACAGCAAATTCATCCATACTCAAAGAGTAAGAGTTAGATTAACTCTCTATGTTCCTCCAATGCATTTCCTAACCAACTAAAGCAGTATTTCATCTATTACTGCTTTAACAGTGCTTTGACTGTGAAAAGGCtcttttttgctcatttcttcAGGCGACCTTACACCAAACGACTTCTCAAGCGATTTCACTGTCGCAGACAAATTCCCAATGT
The nucleotide sequence above comes from Centroberyx gerrardi isolate f3 chromosome 17, fCenGer3.hap1.cur.20231027, whole genome shotgun sequence. Encoded proteins:
- the soul3 gene encoding heme-binding protein soul3, which produces MDRGGCQLNGGGGNGPESGPGHGMISLEDLESFSEDQTSDSGNGSLEDGGETMEEDEDRLLHYWQDVARGHQVEVSQDMAEPIQQLTTNNQGRSNREPVPFTLIARKEKCGELLYEKRQYEKGHWACITVREETYEQSICYGFMRIMKYICQQNSSGDYLGMTLPIVTVVRTNENHSVISHEVTVAYYLPINHQAQPPQPSDSDIVIEVWPATVVYARAFGGATNEVTIINQINAMAEVLDSPAVNDSFIVAGYTNPAHSNRQNEMWFLERR